CTACCGTAGCAGTGCTTTGAATGGAATgtaaagaagaggaaaaaaattattttcttctaacTGGGAAAGAGATTTTCGTTACCTCTGTATTTGCTGGCTTTTCTCCACTCTGAAATGAAACAATAGATTAAAGTGAGTGGAAGGGTTTCTATGATAACACCTGCCTAGATTTTAGTTCGTAATTCTGcttgtgtgcattcattttttactTCCATGTAACGTCTTATGCGATATATAACATGTTAATCAAACTGAAACAAAGGCGAGGGACTCACCCACTTCCGAAGAAAGTAACCCTGGAAGAGAAAAACCAACCAACCAAGTCAGTTCCTTAAAATCGGAGAGGTCTGGTTTTACTGAGAATCTGTTGACTAAGGCTGTGCTGCACCCACTAAAATGAGCCTGCAAGACCTTAACATGAACATGAACATAGTGCAACCTTTCACAGTGGGATTTCATCCCCCTACCCTCTCTGCACCCAGAATGAAGAGACAGACTCCTTTCTTTCTCTCGGGCCTAGCATACAGGAGGAAGGGGCTGCGGGACCCAATCTCCACCCCCACCTGGATCAGATAAAAGGTCCTTGCTCTGGTGAAGGCgtaggctatttatttatttaagttttttttatataccaacattcaagacaaaagtcccatcatgctggttcacatgaaacaggagtgcgaaataaacttaaacttgaacaatagtgcggaaaagcagttacatgtaacaaggaaaaatagaacttggagtgagaaggaaaaaggaaaggaaaaccagctaattacatataattacattgtaagaggtagctaatagtgatattgatggtgatgtgtgttgattgttaggagttaaataatattggagttaggaagagcctgcatgaacagccaggtcttgagtcttttcttgaaggttgagaggctgggttccattctaagatctggggggaatggagttccataaggtaggaccggctgtggagaaggctagAAAGATGGAGTCTTCTCAAGCCAAGAAGattaagaaaaaaaccccaaaaaacaaattgagAGGTTATGTGGAGTCACTGAGGCAGCAGTTGGTGGCCGAGCCTGGGATTACAGGCCCAGATACTCAAGAGGAAATGTGCTCGGTTCACTGCACCACCAGAGGGCGCTGACGTGGAAGAACAGGGAAGGGGCGCAAAGGGGTGACCAGAAGAGCTCATGTTTTCCccttcagcctctctcaccttctTCCAAGCCAAGGTATCTATGAGATGTCACAGGCTTAGCAACTAAGTAAAAAGAAATGCATAAGCATACATATAAAGCTATCGGTAAATACGGCCATAGTTACCTATCTTGATTTCCATTCCCGTGATCAGATTCtctggagagagaggggagaaaagcTGTAAACAGTTTGCAGGCATTCACATGGTTTTATATCAGTCACTATGCTGGGATCTTCAGTCCTAGCCTTTTTTCCTTATTCTCCCTACATTTTTCCTTTTAAGACTTTCACTAGTATATGAGAGACCACCTAGGTCCCTCGCTAGCCAAATTGTCCCTAGCTTAAGCTAGGATGTCatagtttgcagaccatccctgcagtcAGCCCCAATGGAGGcttgtctggattggtcagcaGTGCACCATAAAAGCCTCTTTCTATTGCAAACTCAGTCCTCTCATCGAGAAGAGAAACCTAAGCACAGCAGTCCGTGCCACAGTAACATCATGGTTGGATTACTGTCACACACTGTATAAGAATCTAACAGCAAAAGACTTCTGCAAACTCCAGCTACTACAAAGAACCTGTCCTACATCAACTGCCCCGGCCACCAGTTCCCTTTCAGAGCCAAATTCCAAACACTGATGCGAGAAAGGCTGTCCTTCTACGCGCCTTCCAGGTGACCAAGATCCTCCCCTTGGGGCCTCcataacaattcccctgaaggGATCGATAAAACAGCTACCCGCTGACGAGCTCTCTCAGACTCCACCAAATGCATGAGCACTCCCACTTTGAGCAGGCCTTAAATCGCAGCTTGACGCAGCAGGCCCTGCAGCTGGGAGCACGCGACTCGGCTGAGAAAAACCCGGGCCTTCAGAGAAGGCAAGGAACTTTTAAAGAGAGGCTCTGAGAATGGTGCGTCTTCAACAGCTCGGGCTTCCCACCTTTTACTTTCTGTCTCCTCCTGAGGCACCAACAGGCAAGGCCACCTAACAGAAGAAGGGCCGCCAGGAATATAAAGAGAGACACCATCCAGGGAGAGACGCTTGGGAAGAAAAGATCTGCAGAAGCAAAGAAAGAGACCCAGAATTATACAGGGAGAAGATTCCAGAAACAAGTTCTCCTTCGAAAGACATCCAAGACAAGTGAGTaaaccagataagacttatctggctaacttagctgggatattcagcagtacggctatgccactgaatatacccggatacgTTTTATTTGGCTAACTGTAGACCTCCTATCAAGCAGgtctaactttatccagctaacttagctggataagtccaaatatcggcacttatctaagttagccggatatgcaacaatggaaaaagagaaacattacaattcctcacaaaaaaatcaaacaataaaatcaggaaatataaatcatcaatagaagtaaaaccatactaataaaaagaatatttcaaaacagctgacttaaagaataacatccaataatataaAACTCATATAAGACTTATTCATCCTCACTGGTTGTATGCACAGTACTCATTCTCTCTTGTTATATTTAAGTATTTAACATATTTAACACattctactgttctatgtacaGCCTCTGGCTAATGTTCAGGTTTTATGCACAGCCTTTGGCTAAgttacagttttatgtaaaccggagtgatttgtatttgatacaggaacctcggtatataaaaataaataaataaatacttatttatttaaaatgtttttctataccgtcattaagttatttaccatcataacagtttacaaaaaaggCACATATCGTAGGGTATAGTTGGTACTTTACAAACAAGATGCCAGTAGTATTCGGTAACATAGAAATGTTAAAAACTAGTTGAATAATGATATACGCTACCTATTGATACAGGACTCATGGGTGAAGCACACGTGATTCAGTTGTTTTTACGATTATCAGTGTGATAGTAATAATTTCCAGGTAGGTAGCTGGAGATTATGTGCTGGGCGCTTCATGCCAGCTGTACCTTATTTATTTTCACCGTTccctttgtaaaaggcttgtttggaaagccaggttttcagaccgATTTTTAACCTGTTTGAGATTTCTCTGCAGTCTTAGTTCTgaaggcagagagttccataaaatgggaccgGCCAGAGATAGTGCTCATTCCCTGACCTGGGTCAGTCTTGCCGTTTTTACTGACGGgatttgtttgctgatcttaaatttgtGGGTGTGGTAGATGTACTCGTGgcgctgtgttcagccagtctgctttttcgtcatggatcagTTTGTGTATAGTGCACAGTGCTTGGATAAGGATAAGGAACTCCTCCCCATTATGCCCATGTCCTGCCTACCACCTAACTTTAGGATAGATCTACAGGACAAACAGACTTAACCAGACTAGCAATGGTAtacagctaactctgctcctcccagtTGCACTTCTGGAATGCCCCTAATTCACCTGGCCAAATTTTCGTCCTTACTTATCCGGCTACGTAGCGCTGAATATCGGCCTCCAggctttatttaaaatttgtatagttatttattttatttacactttttaaTATAGTTCTCATTTATAGATCTGCCCAGTGGAACCTGCTAAAAACAAAACTATGCCTTTCGCTCCGTTCTGATACGACCTTCCGATTAGACCCTTCCTTCCAGAAGTAGGAGAGAGAGGCGCCACGGGCTGTGCCCTGGCATTTTGCAGGCGGTATCTCACCTGCTATGGAGACGGcagcctccttctcctctccagtCAGAGGGTTTCTGATGCAGCAGGACAGCTTCCCATGCGCGGACTCCCGGACAACCAGAGCCGTCTCGGTCCCGAACAGCCCATCATCTTCCAAGAATACCCTCTCGGAGGATGGGAGGACCTGCTGGCCACCCGCCGCCTTCCACCTCAGCCCCGGCGCCGGGAACCATCCCGTGGAGTCGCAAACCAGTCGTATCCCGCCCTCTTCGTGGCCAGCAATGCGGATGTGAGGGGCAGAGCCTAAGCCTGGAGCAGGGCATTATAAAAAGAACATTCAACACAGTAAGGCAGACCTTGCAGAGGATTGAGATTAGGTTGTAGAAGACAAACAaaaaagataagtacacagaggGGTCCATCTTCCGCTGCTGTGCGGCTCGGTAAGTTAAGCCAGATAAaactatctggctatctttagcctgtatattcagcagcgcaggcatgccgctgaatatacccagctggtaaatctatctggctaactttaggacagatctaCAGGACAAGCAGACTTAACCAGAATAGCAATGGTAtacggctaactctgctcctcccagttacacttctggaatgcccctaactcaTTTGCTGGATAAGTACCCAAATAGTCATTTAGCCGGATTCTTTCTGCTCAATCCAGCTAAATACTTCTGACTAGGAAGCACTTTGCTGTCATAGTGCATTAGCAGCTCTGGCTTCGTGAAAGTCGGAGCTCAGAGCATAACGGGCTTTTCCCGTAATCAAAGGGGACATTCCAGAAGGGAACCCGGCCACTGCAATCTACAAAATGTCTCACAAGAAGGTGATGGTGCTCTTGGAGCAGAGGTGCAGCTCCGAACAGGACTAGGATTCGAATTGCGTTTGCAGGCATCATCGTGAATAATGGCAAAAGTTCCCTCGACTGCTCTGTAAGGGGTGGCTGTAGAGAGACTCCCAGGCTTCCTTTTTGTAGTTTATAAGAGGAACTGGGGGTGGTGGAGGAGGCTTTGAACAAAAAACCATGGAGCTGGGAGGAATCCTCTGCAAGCTGTAGTCAGAACCAGGCCATTACTGGGTCACCCGTCCGTGCTAAGCCATCACCAAGGTGAAATATTACTacaaagcagcagagagagacagaaacacaCAGAAGGACAAACAGCgaaggaagagacagagagagaagcaCATTCACTAAAATGTAACCCCTGGGGGGAACTGCTCTCTGTTTCTGCATAgatagcctccctgtggagggaaGCACAGCTTCAAGCCCCTTTTCCTTcactgtaaacagcactgatgatcgtCACAGCCTATTGCATCCAAAAATCACACCCCGAGAAGCCATGTGGTTTCCTGCTTCTTTACTGAGAGTTGATTAGAGGGTCTCAAATCAGAATTTAAATAAAGTCAATGAACAAATAAGGCAGAAGAAAGATGAATAAGTGTGTGACCTCTTCTAGTAAAGTCTCTGATTCTCTATGGAAGCAAATTTCTTTAATACgggatctccttctctttccaAATATTCAGACTGCAGAGAGTTCAATCCTCCTTCCACTCCCAAATGGATCCCCACTGTAGGTTGGTTAGAATACAGTCCCAGTTACTTAGCAGAAtgtaagtcccaattctcatactTTTCCTGAAGTCTTCCTGAATATTTCAGATCTCCTTATGACAGCACCAGTGGGCAGACCTGAGTCAGCAGCCAACACAGGTCTTAAATACCTTCAGGCCCTTCCGTCTCTCCTCAGGCCCTTCCTAGCTGAAAGACGCCATTTCCAGGAAGAATGGAAACGGATTCCCTGGTTTGGAAAATCTTCCGAGCCTCCAAACGGAGGAGATGGTTACTGACAGAGAAACAAGTGAAGGTGGAAAGCTCTCTGCATCGGGTCACCGACAGGTCTATACCCTGGAGGAGTGACGGAACAATGCCAGAGTCTTCTCCAGCCCTTGATCTAACCTTGCACAGGGACGGCCCAATCCTCTGGGAAGGGAAATCTCAGAACGTGGATCAAAGAGAGCAAACACGGCTTCAAATAAGTCAGGCTGGCTGGCTTCAAGGGAAAAACACCCACCAGCTTCTCTCTTCATTAAGTTACAAAGAATaacagagagaaggcagagagctCCTGCCTCCAGAAAATGCAACTAAAAACCCACACCCTACAATGGGGCCAAAAAGGCTAAGGCAACAGCAGATCGATCTCCCACCGGAGGAGCAAAGTCGAACCCACTGAACCTCCCCATGCCAGTTAGAAATTTATTGTCACTGTTTAGTTTTTTTCCACATCTCTTTTTCAGTGTGGTTTTTATTATTTCATAAGCTGGCTGCTTACGGTTTATTAGAAGATTGCTCTTGAGGCCATTATAGTTCCCAAAGCCCCAAAGTACAGAGAccagaaagaaagtaaaaaaaaaaaaaaatggaattaaaGAGAATAAAGCTCCTGCGTTGTTAGTTACCCGCAGTCTTCAGTTCCAGGATGGCCTCATCGTACGTGGAGCCTCTCTCAAAGAAGCACCGATACAGCCCCTCGTCGGAGAGCCTGATCCGGCGTATCCGTAGGGCCACGCGGCCACGGCCGATGTCCTCCTTCATGAACTGCGTCCTGCCCTGGAAGTCCGGCATCTGCTGGTCGTTCTCGTCCGTCCCGTTCCGGTACAGGTGCACAACGGCGTGGAACTTGGAGCGGAACCAGCGCACCTCCATGTCGTGTGCGCTGACCGCGGGGGACAGGTGGCAGGGCAGAACGGCGTCCTCCCCGATGGCCGCGATCAGAGGCTGCTCCGGGCCCACAACAGAGAACCTCTCCACTGGAGGAGAGAATATAGAAAGTGCAAGTCACGGGAGATCGAGATGAACGTACCAACCGTAGAATAGCTACAGCACAGGTTTATccacctttccccttcccccgTAGATGCACACTCACATTCTACCCTACCACAGAGTTCTCCTAAGCAGCGATGTATCAGTTTAAGAAAGAAATTAGATTTATGGAATACTTCTTCCCAAAAAGGGTGGTCGATACATGGAACTGTCTCTCAGAGAAGTTAAAAactgtaacagaattcaagaaggcctggATTAGGTGTCAAGGATCCTCAGATGTGAGACAGTTAAAGCCAGAGATGAGTTTGAATCTGTGGTGCTATGTTGCACAGATGAGGCTGGCCTGCTTCAGATCTtatagggataattttcaaaggcccttATGCGCATAAAATCTAGTTTTATGTGTATTAAgtggccctttgaaaatagcCCCAGTGAGTGAGTGCAAAAAGTACTCCGAGATCatgatttcatgcatatttttatctgcatgctACATAGGcatgctggaggggggggggggggggggaaatcatgTTGAGCTTGGGATTTACGTGTGtactttcaatttccaaaaggATCCATGTGACTCCACATGCACACGGTTACACCTGCTCAAGCGCATGTATGCCCCTCCGGGTTCCGTACGCAGCCGTAAACGTTCAACACGGATTTATGCATGCCTGGCACTGGCATGGAAGAGGCCTCATTTTGGGAGGGGCCAGCAGTCGATGACAGGTAAAGGGAACCCAGGTCTGCAAAAGAAAAGGCTGGACCCAGGAGTATGCCAGGGCACGGTCAGGAGGTGGAGATGGCACAGGGGAACAGGTAGCAACAGTGCTCAGGACAGGGCCAGCCAGGCGTGGGACCCAATGAAAGGACAAAGAAGGGTGGTGGCAAGGGTCTGACAGTGGGGAAAACTTGTGAGAAGTTACAGTTAAGGACTGGTAGGGGGCTCAGGCATGTGTAGGGGAGCAAACACTGGTGTAGTGGGAGGATAGTTGGCTGGTGAGCCTAGGCTGCCTTTCCCATTGAGGTTGAGCAGGACCCACAAGTTCACATGGACTTCGTTCACCCCTGACCAGCCAGGACTATATCAGAACATACCCCAGCAGCAGGGCACCTTTCCATCTGGGATGGAAACAGGAGATCCAACTCAACGGCAACCCAGGGAAGGTCCCTGAGGGGGCCCCATCCACAGGGAATACTGGCCCAGAGCAACTGTGTTCTCAGAACGGAGGATATAAATGTACTTTTGAAACTTCCCCAACTGCGAGGGTTCCTGGCCCGATGGCACAGTCTGCTCACACGAATTGTCCTGTGCAACATTCATGATTAAGTGTCTCAGGATGTAAGCAAGCAAAGAactaaaaggaacaaaaaaaaaaggtagtggaGTCCTTACCAGCCTCTGACATCTGGAGctgcaggaggaggcaggggagACAGATCGGAAGAAGCAAGGATGGCAGCAGCATCCTGAAGGAGGAAGAAACTCGAGCATTGGTGTGTGAAATGAGATCCTGcttcacacaccccctccccctccccatgcacACGCCACTTATTCCTGGCCCCATGGCTCAGTCCTTAAGGAGCTTTGAGAGCCTAAGGGTTACCAACTGGATCTGGAGAATCAGAGATGGGCCAAGTGAGATCTAGCTTCATCCCTGTTTGTAGGTCCTGCTTTCCTTGAAGAAAACAGAATCAGATTTCGTGGACGCAATGGAGGAAAGCCAGTCTTGTTCCCAATGTCTGACCACCAGACGCTAGGTGCGAAGGTTACCCGACGACTCACAAGGGGGTACCCGAGAACCACCCCTTACCCCTGAAGCTGTTAGGATTTGCTTCTGCTGGGGGTACAGATGCCCAGCTAATCGGGGGCTGCCACACTCCCTTTCTCTAACCTGATGCAGAAGTCAGCTCATCCTTCAATGGTtatatgggggggtggggggggggggggagggctgagaTCCCGCTCCCTGTCTCTTctatccctcccccacctttcccttctgCCCTTATACCTACCTCAGTCACCTTCAGAAGGCTATTTACACCCCCAGGAACATTTTGGTATGGAAAGAGGATACAGAGGGCTTGCTTTACCTCCTCTTCCTTTTATGCATTCATTAAAATTGTACTTTTTGGCAGCCCTGCATGAGAGAAAGACAACCCAATCCCTAACAGGGAAACTGTAGGGAGAGGGCCATTGATTAAGCAATCAATGAGCTGATCCTGTAAACCAATACATAATTATTAAGGCACAGTTTGCTAGGGATGTGATTCGTTTTTAGCATTCGGGTAGGGCTTCGGGTCGGACGCTCCAcggaaaatttcattttcctacggctcagtttttttttttcggcattTTACGACGCAGttcattagtgcgcactaataaccagttagtgtgcactcTCTCATCATTAGTGCGCGCAATAAACCAAccgagatagtgcgcactagctagatgttaatgcgcataAAGGctcattagtgcacactaacaagtTAGTTAGTGTGCAcgaacaggttagttagtgcgccctaatagaacttacagcgcactaagtatgtagtagtgcactgtaacttagtgctcactaaaaaattgcaacttaaaaattaaaaagtatcaattcagaggagttcgttagctagaaagtcagtgcgcactaactgagttactgtgcactaacagATATGTAATGcgcagtaactccgttagtgcacactaacacgaaacACAAATTTTAGCCAAATTTTCGACAAAATACGCTTCAGTTTTCGGGGCTAACGAACAATCACAAATTAGACTCGTTGATATTTTCTAATTTGTGAAaagcgaatgcacatccctacagtttgCTATAAAGTTATCCTGGCCAAAAAAACCCAGTCCTGCATTTAGGTTTACTTTCTAACTCCTGCCCTCTGCATCGGTTCTAGCAAGAGCTACAGCTGGTCAGGGTAGGCAAGTTCTCTGCATCTGAAGGTGTTGCTGTCTGGCTGCCGATGCTCCCCAActcaagagaaagagaaacaggacAGCCTGCTCGCCTACAGACTCCCTCTAATCctggggaggggaaacaggagaCTCAGCGGCTCTGACCTGGACATCTGTCATGGGCTCTGAGAGCAGCTTGGGAAGGGTCCTCGCCGGCTCTCTTCTGGGCTTTTGGCAGTCTTTCGTCTTCAGCTCTCGGTGGTTGTTGCTTTGCTACTCCCACGCTCTCTCTGTCCGTCCGTCCGTCTAATAGAAGCAGAGACAGCCAGGGAGGGGCTGCGTCTCCTACGATCACTTCTGTTGGCAAGACCGTGGCCTCCAGGCGACAGGAAAACGAAACCAAAACCTGCCAAACACAAACGAATGCAGCATGGATTTAAGGCAAGGCACCTTCTCTGTAATAAGGTTTCGGAAATCTTCTCGTAGATCAAGGTCTAACAGCAGCTCTTTTCTTCTGGGCATCTCTCTCCCCCTACAGATCTGTGCCTCTGGAGCCCGGCTTTGTTGTTTCTTAATAGTTGCGGCCCCTGAGTTATATTGGTAGTGCTAGGTGGGGTGGCCCAGGCTTTAGTAAGTATTGCTGATAGGAAGAGAAGAGGCAGCAGGAATAGTTCCCCTTGTCCCTGAGCTGGCCAGGAGTAagtttgaagggggggggggggggggggggggggggggggggagtcagtggGTCAGTACCTGTtgagccctggtgctgccttctgtggttcctcctacttagtatcgtgaccatgttaagtaggaggaaccacaggaaagcAGTGGTTTTCTGTggttccattgcatgcaaatctatctcatgcatattcgttgtggatatcctgagctAGATAGTCCAAGAGTAGCTAAATCGTGGCGGATTTCCAGGGGCGGATTTCCGGGTATCGATCGGCCCAGGGATTTCCCCCAGTTATCGGCCTAGaagataccccgtggtctgccgagcgcagctctgtcgcatccacgctcggcagaccacgtgaccagagcgactggcccaccgcgggatgcccgatccccccgataggccaatccgcccctgcggATTTCTCCCGTCTACAAACACGCTGACTGCTATCACTGATACTtctgctgcttgcagatcactgGGGTCAGTCGTAAGGGGAGGAAGTTCAGACTGGGCACAGGCCAGTGGAGATTGCTACtgatcctctcttctcacccaccaccgaacctacccaagagaacaACGTTggccctgtcatcagcctgccctctcttctcaACAGTTGTCATCCACCGGTACTCAGAGGAAACTGTTGCTACGGACTCTGGCCAGGAGGATGTTTGGAGCAGGAGCTGCGTTTAAGGGAGGGATCAGCtgcagaaggtgtttgacaattGGATCATCTGGAGAGAAATTTACTGCAGAGGGTAAGAGAGGGCAAATGAAAGAAGGTAGGTTGGGAGATGTTAAGTGTTGCTCTGGGTCTGGCTTCTGTCTTTGGCACAGCGGTAAGGAAGTGGTTACAGATCTGCTTTGGCTGTGACTGCATAGTATAGTTATGTCAAAACCAGGAAATGATGGGCTTCCGTAGTCAGCTCTGTAGCTGGGAAACCCCAGAAGGAGGAGAGCAGATTGCAAGCAGTCAGGATAAACTTACTCTGGCTAGAGATTTTTAGGACAGGGATGTCGCACTTTCTTGGTTAATCTTCAGATAGTAGCAAGTGGCTGATAACCACCCTGTAAACTCAGAGAGAGATGGCAAAAACACAGGATGGAGAGAGCTGATTGGTCTGGCACTCACAGAAATGATTTTGAAATCCAGGACATGGCAGGTATGTAGTGTTATACGTAGAAATGACCGGGACAGGAAAATATGCAGAATGCCCTGTTAGTCCACTACTGGGATCCACACACACAGAATGAAAGACTGGCAAGAGACAAAGAGTGAGGCAAAAGGAGAGAAATACTGATAGGGAGATAAATAAGGACAAGGGAGAGATTGAAAGATGAACAGGAAAAGACAGAACATGGGAGAGGCGGGACAGATCTATGGCAAAGTGCgcaggtggcagcagtgggatttgagcctcTGCGTGTTAGGCCTCAGATTGCAAACATCAGGAACACTTGATTCCTGTTTGCTCCATTAAATTCATTGTACATTTGGCGTACTCTGCCTGTCTTTTCTCAccaggtgtgcatgtgtgtgcctctctCTCCCTGACAGAATGAGGTCATCACTCTCCTGGCCGGTGGTCATCATCCCCTTCGTTCTTCTGCATGTTCACGTGACTGATTCTGGTAAGGACCACTCAGCAGTTTCACTTCATCACTCACCAGATAGAACTGAGTTGCTACATAATGTAAACATTTTGGAAAGTTCTATTTCCCCATAATTGATGCAGGGACATTCCTGAAAAGCTGCCTGTATTTTCCACCCTGGCTTCTGACTACTTGAAAAACTGCCTCTGTTGCCTGCAAGCCTGTCCATAGTCTCTGCCCAATAGCAGAGCTCTCCCAGCTGTCTGCATCATCTTTCATATCCTCTGAGGTAAATCCTGGCCAGCTCGATGTTGGGGTATAGGGAGGAAGTCTGGAGATTTGGTTAGAAATGTGAAGGCCAATATTTAGCCATTCTGACCTGATAAattgagacttatctggctaagtagcagccgctgaatataactggataacttagatAACAACTGTACCATGAGAAGTGTATTTCCTACCGGCAGGGCCAGTACAAGGTTCCTGGCCACCCTAGGTGACTTGGAtatttcctgactctgcttccacCACTAGGCCTCCAactcctcctgcctccctccACCATGCTTCCAGCACCACCCTCCTCTTCACAGACTCCTCTGCTTCGCCGCTCTCCTCTAGCTGACTGGGCGGCCCTGTATCAGGTTGTGTGAAGCTCACTCAGTAGAGCGTTTGCCACGCAGTTAAACTAGAATGCAGCCCCTCTTATACTGCCCATGCCATGATTACACAATGATTGGGCAGGGGCACTAAAAGAATGCTTTCTAACCTATGCATTTTCTATTGTCTGGTCAGTTATTCCGTCTGTAAAAATGTTTACATCTGAGCATATAGAGAACTACAGCTGCTGAACATCCACATGAGGCAGAAACTGCAAGGGGCAGCAAAATAAATTGCCCTGATAGGCAGACCCTGCTGCCCCCAGTTGCTTCAGTCTccaacactgcccccccccccccctgctcccctaTCCCTCACCATCTCCAACTCTTCACTGTCACATTGGGTAGCCCTGCATGTGGCTGCAGAGATTGTGAGCAACCATACACTCCCAGTACTTTCTTCGTGTATGTGATGGGGCCATCATTTTCGTGTTCCTTTGAATGGCATTATTCTTTTGCTTGATTTCCATTGTATGTCCTGTGTGTCTGTCTCAACCAGATTGTAAGGTCCAAGGAG
The DNA window shown above is from Rhinatrema bivittatum chromosome 19, aRhiBiv1.1, whole genome shotgun sequence and carries:
- the LOC115080565 gene encoding butyrophilin subfamily 2 member A2-like isoform X1; translation: MSRMLLPSLLLPICLPCLLLQLQMSEAVERFSVVGPEQPLIAAIGEDAVLPCHLSPAVSAHDMEVRWFRSKFHAVVHLYRNGTDENDQQMPDFQGRTQFMKEDIGRGRVALRIRRIRLSDEGLYRCFFERGSTYDEAILELKTAGLGSAPHIRIAGHEEGGIRLVCDSTGWFPAPGLRWKAAGGQQVLPSSERVFLEDDGLFGTETALVVRESAHGKLSCCIRNPLTGEEKEAAVSIADLFFPSVSPWMVSLFIFLAALLLLGGLACWCLRRRQKVKENLITGMEIKIGLLSSEVEWRKASKYRESINLDPDTAYPGLIVSKDRKGVSPGDVSQEIPISEQRFDTEPCVLSCEGFVSGRHYWEVEVHEKSGKFWSLGVARESMQRAGGFRESPEKGIWALRSAKDQYVALTSPGTLLPVIQRLRHLGVYLDYEEGRLSFYNAESMEHLYTFSVSFNEKVLPYFYIGPGTEIVLSP
- the LOC115080565 gene encoding butyrophilin subfamily 1 member A1-like isoform X3, yielding MTGPTLFSWVLVSFSCRLEATVLPTEVIVGDAAPPWLSLLLLDGRTDRESVGVAKQQPPRAEDERLPKAQKRAGEDPSQAALRAHDRCPGLGSAPHIRIAGHEEGGIRLVCDSTGWFPAPGLRWKAAGGQQVLPSSERVFLEDDGLFGTETALVVRESAHGKLSCCIRNPLTGEEKEAAVSIADLFFPSVSPWMVSLFIFLAALLLLGGLACWCLRRRQKVKENLITGMEIKIGLLSSEVEWRKASKYRESINLDPDTAYPGLIVSKDRKGVSPGDVSQEIPISEQRFDTEPCVLSCEGFVSGRHYWEVEVHEKSGKFWSLGVARESMQRAGGFRESPEKGIWALRSAKDQYVALTSPGTLLPVIQRLRHLGVYLDYEEGRLSFYNAESMEHLYTFSVSFNEKVLPYFYIGPGTEIVLSP
- the LOC115080565 gene encoding butyrophilin subfamily 2 member A2-like isoform X2; the protein is MLLPSLLLPICLPCLLLQLQMSEAVERFSVVGPEQPLIAAIGEDAVLPCHLSPAVSAHDMEVRWFRSKFHAVVHLYRNGTDENDQQMPDFQGRTQFMKEDIGRGRVALRIRRIRLSDEGLYRCFFERGSTYDEAILELKTAGLGSAPHIRIAGHEEGGIRLVCDSTGWFPAPGLRWKAAGGQQVLPSSERVFLEDDGLFGTETALVVRESAHGKLSCCIRNPLTGEEKEAAVSIADLFFPSVSPWMVSLFIFLAALLLLGGLACWCLRRRQKVKENLITGMEIKIGLLSSEVEWRKASKYRESINLDPDTAYPGLIVSKDRKGVSPGDVSQEIPISEQRFDTEPCVLSCEGFVSGRHYWEVEVHEKSGKFWSLGVARESMQRAGGFRESPEKGIWALRSAKDQYVALTSPGTLLPVIQRLRHLGVYLDYEEGRLSFYNAESMEHLYTFSVSFNEKVLPYFYIGPGTEIVLSP